In the genome of Brachypodium distachyon strain Bd21 chromosome 3, Brachypodium_distachyon_v3.0, whole genome shotgun sequence, the window CCACCGACTTCTGAGTTTCACCCCTTCTGCTACTTTTCTCAATAGCCATGTACTTAGACTGACAATACATTTTGAAGTCATTTGACTCGACTGGCTGGGGTGTTAAAAGTCAAACTACAGAAAAAGGAATAAAGCTTCAAGAATCTTCGATCAAACTACTTTTGCTTTAATCAAATGTATGAAAATATTATGTGCCAGTGATGTATAGTTTCAGCCTGCTGTCTTTGTCAGAACTCAAAAATCACTACCataaattgtactccctctgatccataataagtgtcagggatttagtacaaagttgtactaactttgtacgaAATGCCTGACACTTATTACAAATCATGGATAATGCAAGATTGTGGAAGAACAAGATTCTTCCCTTGCTCGAGAACCGGTGGCGGCGATGTACAATAATAATATGAAAACTATGTCGAATTCTTCATATTATCAGTGCTCGATGTAAACACATCCATGAATTCCAAAGTGCCTGGGGAGAAATGTGAtgtcatttatttatttttcctttcccTTTAACAGAACTCCTATCCATTTAAGATACTATGAAGTTGAGCTTGTAAGCTCGTAGCTACAGACGACCAGCAAATGCATGAAATTGACATGAATTTACTTCCAATATTAGACTCTATGTCCTGCCATGGGGATATTAGCACTGGCTCTGTGCAGTCCAGTACAGCAAAAACAATTTTACTGGAGGATGTCGTACGTCCCAGCACAGCAGCCAGCTTTTATTTGCCTTCTGGATAAGAGAACCTGAACGATGGATCTTCAGAGGCTCAAAATGGCCCAATAGATGGAACAAaccaaaagagagagaaaacattGGCAGACATTTCAGTTTTGTCCTCTTGCAATCCCTGCATCTCACATGCTCACACTACCATTCCCACCACCATCAGAAGCGACCACAAGCTAAAGCAAAGGTTGAGGGAGAGCTCAacgattttttctttctttgcatAGCTTCCCTTCAGGCTGCAGGCTTGCACTCTTTGCCTGTCAAAACCTTCACCCTGTTCTCATGTAAGTCGCTCTCTACCTTCTTGAACTTCTGCTCATCTGATTCTTTCCATTTTCATTTAGTTCTGGCCAATTCAGGCACCTGGAGTTTCTATTTGGGATTTTGTTGTTCATCATATGGCAATCTATGCTTTGGGTGACACATATCAGTGGCAGGATGGCAACCCTTTAAAATGTTTCCTTTCTGAATGTCTTGACTAGAAGTTCTCACAGAGCACATTGGTTCTGCTTCTGTCAGCCAACTTGGTTTGCCGTCATGCTCACTTGTCTCCATCCTCAATTTTGCAGGTTAAGGATAGAGGCCTCGTTGTATTATCGGTTCACAGGGCCAAGATGGAGAGTCTGTGCTTGCGGAAACACACAACAAGGAACTACCACCCTTCATGACGCAGAAGTGAGTTCCTATGGATACGGGGAAAGGAAGAACCGGAAACACCAGGGCGCCTACATTGACAAAGAGGGCGTTGCGAGGACCTTCGATCGGAAGAAAATATCACGGAAAAGGGGTAATGCTGACTTTACTCAGTTCCCCTTTTTTTCCATACCACAGTACCACACCATGACTTAACCTACCAGGAATTCTTAGGCTCAGAAAATTCTCTGTGGTCTTTTGATTGAATCTACTGTTGCATTGGAAACTCAGCAACCAATGGACATTTGCTTTGCAGGTGTCATTGTTTTCTGTCGCTGAAATGACCTAACAGCTTCAAGTTTCATGCAGGGGGTGCAATGAGAGGCCGTGGTTGGAAGTATGGCTCCGGGTTTGTGGATGGGGTCTTCCCTGTGCTCAGCCCAATGGCACAGGATATCCTAGAATTTGTTCAAAAAGGAACAGACGTTGCCAAAATCTGGGAATCACTGGACAACATTCCTCCCACGCACAATCTGTGGGATGACATTCTCAACGTCGCTGTCCAACTCCGCCTGAACCGACAATGGGATCCGATCATATCAGTAGGTCCCCGAAACCGGCACACCGCCATTGTTCAGTTCATCGCATGTCGTCATTTCAGCTAGCTTTGATACAACATTTTTTATGTGTGATTTCTCAGAGGTGTCTGTAGGTCTGCGAGTGGATCGTCTACCGGAGTTCCTTCCGTCCCGACATAATCTGCTACAATCTGCTCATAGATGCATATGGTCGAAAGCGTCAGCTGAACAAGGCAGAATCAATTTATGCGGCTGTTCTGGAGGCCCAGTGCGTGCCAACAGAGGACACATATGCCCTCCTCTTGCGTGCCTACTGCAATGCCAGATCGCTGCACCGAGCAGAAGGCGTGATATCCGAGATGCAGGAGCATGGGATCCCTCCAAGTAGGCAACCCAATTCCTCTAAGTTGTCTGTCAAGAGAAAGTGAGTTTCAGGTCAAGACAATCACACTAAGAAATGATATTATATTTACCAGGTGCAACTGTATACAATGCGTACCTTGATGGCTTGCTGAAGGCAAGATGCACTGTAAAGGCGGTCGAGGTGTATCAGAGGATGAAGAAAGAGCGGTGCCGAACAAACACGGAGACATACACACTGATGATCAACGTGTATGGGAAGGTCAGGCGATTTTGCTATGAAATCACCTGAAAACATTTATTTGGAATAGCAGCTTTGCTAAGTTCCCCAAGAATTTCTGAACTTGCAGTCGAAGCAACCGATGTCGGCGATGAAAATCTTCAACGAGATGCAGTCGATCGGGTGCAAGGCCAACATCTGCACCTACACCGCCCTGGTGAACGCGTTCGCGAGGGAAGGGCTGTGCGAGAAGGCAGAGGAGGTGTTCGAGCAGATGCAGCAAGCCGGGCACGAGCCTGACGTCTACGCCTACAATGCCCTCATGGAGGCTTACAGGTGATCCATCCCCATCGATCAGCCACCCATAATTCAGACTTAAACTCTTGTTCATCTTACTGTTGATCTGGACTGTAGTAACATGATCTGCAAACTGTGGATTCAGCCGGGCAGGGTTTCCGCAAGGCGCTTCGGAGATCTTCTCCCTGATGCAGCACATGGGGTGCGAGCCTGACAGAGCCTCCTACAACATCCTGGTGGACGCCTATGGCAGAGCCGGCCTTCATCGAGGTAAGCAAGAAACAATTCTCCAGCAGTCTGTAATCCAAGCATTTCTGTGAACTCACTCAAGAACACAAATCATgtctctgctctgctctgatAAGAATGTCGAACTGAAATTGCCAAAACCGCAGAAGCAGAAGCAACGTTCGAGTCGCTGAAGCAGCAGGGGATGGCGCCGACGATGAAGTCCcacatgctgctgctgtcggCGCACGCCAGATCCGGGAACGTGGGCAGGTGCGAGCAGGTGATGGCGCAGCTGCACAAGTCGGGGCTCCGCCCGGACACCTTCGCCCTCAACGCCATGCTCCACGCCtacgcccgcgccggccgcctgGACGACATGGAGCGGCTCCTGGCCGCCATGGATCTGGCCGGGTCCGCCGACGTGGGCTCCCACAACGTGGCCGTCAACGCCTACGCGCGCGCGGGGTACCTGGGGCGGATGGAGGCGGCGTTCGAGGggatccggaggaggaaggggaagaagggggGAATCGATGCTGATGTGGTGTCGTGGACGTCCCGGATGGGCGGCTacgcgaggaagaaggagtaCGGGAAGTGCCTGGAGATCTTCGAGGAGATGGTGGATGCTGGGTGCTACCCGGACGCTGGCACGGCCAAGGTGCTCATGGCGGCGTGCTCTGATGAGAGGCAGGTGGAGCAGGTCGCCGCCATTGTTCGGTCCATGCATAAGGAAGCCAAGACCTTGTTCACTGTTGGATGAAGACCAAGATCCTTCATGAACTGTTCACTCACGAGGTTCGTGAAAAACGTGATTTGCAATTGTAAAAGTGAACGAGACAAAGCTATACAGACCAATGTTCTGATTTCTATCGAAATTTTACGAAACTAGCCGTTGAGTTTCATGGTTTGGGAGGAGAAACCTGCTTCGCTGACAACTCGTGTACATTGTTGTTAACTCCTGGCTCCGAGTCTCCGACTTGCCTCGAAGATCCAGAGACAGCATCGAGTTTTGTTTACGGTGTGTCACCGACGAGTGCAGGTGAAAGATAACGACGTTTGCCACAAGAACTTGCGTGtaattatattttattttaaaaatggTTTTGTAAGTGTTGGCTAATTTAATATACGCTGCTACGAGGTGGCTGAGCACTATTAGGATGCCCAGGGTGCACACCCCACCCAATAAAGGTAGCCAGCGGTCCTTATTTCCTTAAAAGGCAAGTTTTTGTCCCGACGGCACGTCGCGTGGCTGCCCGTGAAAAAATTCCCCCGACCAGTGGTTTCGCTCGTTAGGCTCCCGACTGTCACGGCAGGGTAAAAGTTGCTCCTTACTAAGCCAGAACAAAAGTGAAAAGCTAGACAATAAAAAATCATCTCGCAGGCGGTATGTAAAGGGTAGCAAAGCAAAAGTTGTCCCCTCATgcaagggaaaaagaaaaaaagaaaacgccTATTCCTTCCTCCATGTTGATTCACTTTTCTTCCTCTCAGCTTGTGTCTGCCCTGATCCACACTTCAAGAAGTTGTCCTCCCCCCAAAATTAACAACGGGTATTTGCAAACGTCTCTCTTGTGCAATTATCTTCGCACCCCACCTCATTGTGATGTAGGAGTAGTTGACAGGCCCAGAGAATCAATGGCCAACAAAGTTGCATGTTCCCTAAAAACAACACCCTAAATGCCCAATTGCTACATGATCATGATCCTACATACTCCGCCTAACATGTTGCATGCATCGATGTTCCTGCTGCCTACACCCAGAATTAAAATCTAGGTAAAAAAACCGGACATGCTTCACAGAAAACACATATTAGGTGCCACACAtttgaatgaaaaaaaataagattcCGATAGAAAAAGGTCCAATGATCCAGAGCCGATCTTACCTTGGCTCGCACCAAAAGCAATTCTGAACTATCACTTACAAAACAAAAAGCAGTAGCCTGAAACTAACACATACAAGCACTGCTTCATGCATAAGTTGAGGAGAGATTCATTCATGATGCCTGATACAACATGGAACAAAAGAATAAAACCAAACTAGACAACATAAACTTGGCAGACCAACAACTTGTGATCAATATACTGGCAAACTCTCATAAAAAAAGGAGGTTAGTCCAGCAAACTGTATAATCAGTAAAAGCAACTATCTAAtggaaaaa includes:
- the LOC112272039 gene encoding pentatricopeptide repeat-containing protein At2g35130 → MLRIEASLYYRFTGPRWRVCACGNTQQGTTTLHDAEVSSYGYGERKNRKHQGAYIDKEGVARTFDRKKISRKRGGAMRGRGWKYGSGFVDGVFPVLSPMAQDILEFVQKGTDVAKIWESLDNIPPTHNLWDDILNVAVQLRLNRQWDPIISVCEWIVYRSSFRPDIICYNLLIDAYGRKRQLNKAESIYAAVLEAQCVPTEDTYALLLRAYCNARSLHRAEGVISEMQEHGIPPSATVYNAYLDGLLKARCTVKAVEVYQRMKKERCRTNTETYTLMINVYGKSKQPMSAMKIFNEMQSIGCKANICTYTALVNAFAREGLCEKAEEVFEQMQQAGHEPDVYAYNALMEAYSRAGFPQGASEIFSLMQHMGCEPDRASYNILVDAYGRAGLHREAEATFESLKQQGMAPTMKSHMLLLSAHARSGNVGRCEQVMAQLHKSGLRPDTFALNAMLHAYARAGRLDDMERLLAAMDLAGSADVGSHNVAVNAYARAGYLGRMEAAFEGIRRRKGKKGGIDADVVSWTSRMGGYARKKEYGKCLEIFEEMVDAGCYPDAGTAKVLMAACSDERQVEQVAAIVRSMHKEAKTLFTVG